In Aquimarina sp. TRL1, a single window of DNA contains:
- a CDS encoding GNAT family N-acetyltransferase: MNFFERVGKMALGTRLRMLSELLMDDAKLVYDMYGVSLKPKWFPVFYVISQEESASITEIAKEIGHSHPSVSKTVKEMIKEGILKEKKDQEDGRRTILLLSEKGKEIAITIKDQYIDVENAVEEMLKDTRHNIWKAIEELEYLVEQQSMVSRVMKQKKIRESKNVKIIPYEGKYKEDFKALNKSWIEKYFKMEEMDYKSLDNPESYILNRGGAILVALYKDKPVGVCALIKPDDEYYDFELAKMAVSSEVQGMGIGKLLGQAVIEHAKSLGAKKIYLESNTVLKAAISLYQKLNFKKIPGRVTPYERSNIQMELEIT, encoded by the coding sequence ATGAATTTTTTTGAAAGAGTAGGTAAAATGGCATTAGGAACAAGGTTGAGGATGCTAAGCGAGCTTTTGATGGATGATGCAAAACTGGTTTATGATATGTATGGGGTTTCTCTAAAACCAAAATGGTTTCCTGTTTTTTATGTTATTTCTCAGGAAGAGAGTGCATCAATAACAGAAATAGCCAAAGAAATAGGACATTCTCACCCTTCTGTTAGTAAGACCGTAAAGGAAATGATCAAAGAGGGGATCCTAAAAGAAAAAAAAGATCAGGAAGATGGAAGGCGAACTATTTTACTGTTGTCAGAAAAAGGAAAAGAAATAGCTATAACAATTAAGGATCAGTATATAGATGTAGAGAATGCAGTAGAGGAAATGCTAAAAGATACCAGACATAATATCTGGAAGGCTATTGAGGAATTAGAATATTTAGTAGAACAACAATCAATGGTATCAAGAGTCATGAAACAAAAGAAAATCAGGGAATCAAAAAATGTAAAGATCATTCCGTATGAGGGGAAGTATAAAGAAGATTTCAAGGCACTTAATAAATCCTGGATAGAGAAATATTTCAAAATGGAGGAGATGGATTATAAGTCTCTGGATAATCCAGAGTCGTATATATTGAATAGGGGAGGAGCTATTTTAGTTGCATTGTATAAAGACAAGCCTGTAGGAGTTTGCGCATTGATAAAGCCAGATGATGAATATTATGATTTTGAATTGGCCAAAATGGCAGTATCTTCTGAAGTACAGGGGATGGGAATTGGTAAGTTATTAGGGCAAGCTGTTATAGAACATGCAAAGTCACTGGGAGCTAAAAAAATATATTTAGAGAGTAATACAGTTCTAAAAGCAGCTATTTCCTTGTATCAAAAATTAAACTTTAAGAAAATACCAGGGAGAGTAACTCCTTATGAACGGAGTAATATCCAAATGGAGTTAGAGATAACTTAA
- a CDS encoding rhodanese-like domain-containing protein gives MNLRFFPTILLCLLLVNCNTTPQKDTAVIKVISVEEMTSLLEAEKVQLIDVRTPREYASGHIEGAINIDVNDKDFEKKIQQIDKSKPVAVYCKRGRRSNKCATYMEKAGYTKVYDLKGGLTKWTYEGKPVLMKE, from the coding sequence ATGAACCTTAGATTTTTTCCTACTATATTGTTGTGCCTCTTATTGGTAAATTGTAATACTACACCTCAGAAAGATACTGCAGTTATAAAAGTAATCTCTGTTGAAGAAATGACCTCTTTATTAGAAGCAGAAAAAGTACAGTTAATAGATGTTAGAACTCCGAGAGAATATGCCTCTGGACATATAGAAGGAGCTATTAATATTGATGTTAATGATAAGGATTTTGAGAAAAAAATTCAGCAAATTGATAAATCAAAACCCGTAGCTGTATATTGTAAACGAGGAAGAAGAAGTAATAAGTGTGCTACGTATATGGAAAAAGCTGGTTATACTAAAGTGTATGATCTGAAAGGTGGATTAACTAAATGGACATACGAAGGGAAACCAGTTCTGATGAAAGAATAA
- a CDS encoding rhodanese-like domain-containing protein — protein MADYTQEEWQEGIATDTDVVILDVRTEDEVEEGHIPNMINIDIRQGQGFLDEIEKLDKSKKYYVYCRSGARSAQACALMNQMGFETTYNLLGGFMEWEGEIVEE, from the coding sequence ATGGCAGATTATACACAAGAAGAATGGCAGGAAGGTATCGCTACCGATACAGATGTTGTAATCTTGGATGTAAGAACAGAAGATGAGGTGGAGGAAGGACATATTCCAAATATGATTAATATTGATATTAGACAAGGACAAGGATTTTTGGATGAAATCGAAAAACTGGATAAATCCAAAAAGTATTACGTTTATTGTCGTTCCGGAGCTCGAAGCGCACAAGCATGTGCATTAATGAATCAAATGGGATTTGAAACTACGTACAATCTTCTAGGAGGTTTTATGGAGTGGGAAGGAGAAATTGTAGAAGAGTAG
- a CDS encoding thioredoxin family protein: protein MKTLKFLVVVAAIIAIGAFAWGKVQKRQNKRGYTVGDVATDFSLKNIDDSMVSLQDYKEAKGFIVIFTCNHCPYSVAYEDRIIALDGKFKEKGYPVIAINPNNSKAYPEDSFENMKIRAKEKGFTFPYLYDNGQQIYPLYGAKKTPHVYVLQKTAKGNIVQYIGAIDNNYKDASLANEKYVEDAITALLKGEEIKIKTTKAIGCSIKV, encoded by the coding sequence ATGAAAACACTTAAGTTTCTTGTGGTTGTTGCAGCAATTATTGCAATTGGTGCCTTTGCTTGGGGAAAGGTACAAAAAAGACAAAATAAAAGAGGATACACAGTAGGGGATGTAGCTACTGATTTTAGTTTAAAGAATATTGATGATTCAATGGTCTCTTTACAAGATTATAAAGAAGCAAAGGGCTTTATTGTCATTTTTACGTGTAATCACTGTCCGTATTCGGTGGCTTATGAAGATCGAATTATAGCATTGGATGGAAAGTTTAAAGAAAAAGGATACCCGGTGATTGCTATTAATCCTAATAATTCCAAAGCATACCCTGAGGATAGTTTCGAAAATATGAAAATAAGAGCAAAAGAAAAAGGGTTTACTTTTCCTTATTTATATGATAACGGACAACAAATTTATCCTCTTTATGGAGCTAAGAAAACACCTCATGTATACGTTTTGCAAAAAACGGCTAAAGGAAATATTGTTCAATACATAGGAGCTATTGATAATAACTATAAAGATGCCTCATTGGCAAATGAGAAGTACGTCGAAGACGCAATTACAGCTTTGCTCAAAGGAGAGGAAATAAAAATAAAAACTACAAAAGCAATTGGTTGTAGTATAAAAGTATGA
- a CDS encoding TlpA disulfide reductase family protein translates to MKRSVLLIAIILLFSGCKGEQQLTMTPKEVLVKGGVEIPIYDFKSFESLLHIDDGKVRLINFWATWCKPCIAELPYFELINSEYKEKGVEVLLVSLDLPTDVESKLIPFLKKQQIKSKVVLLDDPDANTWIPKVSEEWSGSIPATIIYKGKTRYFYERSFTYNELKTELRKMM, encoded by the coding sequence ATGAAGAGGAGCGTATTACTTATTGCGATAATACTATTGTTTTCCGGATGTAAAGGAGAACAACAATTGACTATGACTCCTAAAGAAGTGCTTGTCAAAGGAGGAGTAGAGATCCCTATATATGATTTTAAGAGTTTTGAATCGTTATTGCATATTGATGATGGAAAAGTAAGATTGATTAATTTTTGGGCAACATGGTGTAAACCATGTATAGCTGAGCTCCCTTATTTTGAATTGATTAATAGTGAGTATAAAGAAAAAGGGGTAGAGGTATTATTAGTAAGTTTGGATTTGCCAACAGATGTAGAATCTAAGCTGATTCCTTTTTTGAAAAAACAACAGATAAAAAGTAAAGTGGTATTACTTGATGATCCGGATGCCAATACCTGGATTCCGAAGGTTAGTGAGGAATGGTCAGGTTCTATTCCTGCAACAATCATTTATAAGGGGAAGACGCGTTATTTTTATGAACGGTCTTTTACTTATAACGAGTTAAAAACAGAATTGAGAAAAATGATGTAG
- a CDS encoding MarR family winged helix-turn-helix transcriptional regulator gives MKIEELLKVKGEFPIEQKVIVNLLYTGNWANENISNTLKAFDISIQQFNVLRILKGQNGKAANLSTIQERMISKMSNTTRLIDKLVTKGLVTRITCPTNRRKIEITITREGLSLLEIIHPIIIATEKRLTSKLTKKEQETLNLLLDKLKTQ, from the coding sequence GTGAAAATCGAAGAACTATTAAAAGTCAAAGGAGAATTCCCTATCGAACAAAAAGTAATTGTCAATCTTTTATATACAGGAAACTGGGCAAATGAAAATATCAGCAATACCTTAAAAGCCTTCGATATTTCTATTCAGCAATTCAATGTACTGCGTATACTAAAAGGGCAAAATGGAAAGGCTGCAAACCTCTCAACCATACAAGAGCGAATGATCAGCAAAATGTCTAATACGACACGACTTATTGATAAACTTGTAACAAAAGGACTAGTAACCCGAATAACGTGTCCTACTAACAGAAGAAAAATAGAGATTACCATCACCAGAGAAGGGCTTTCTCTTTTGGAAATTATACACCCTATAATAATTGCCACAGAAAAACGACTAACGAGTAAGTTGACTAAAAAAGAACAAGAAACCCTAAATCTTTTATTAGATAAATTAAAAACTCAATAA
- a CDS encoding YceI family protein, with product MKNKLRTLTLILAISITSISFAQKKTINTTESSIIWTGKKVTGSHTGTLSFSKGFLQFKNNELTGGEFTVDMSSLAVTDLKAGKGKEDLEGHLSSDDFFGITTHKTATLVIKNATKKGDKYTVTADLTIKGKTNPVTFDLVVNGSTATSNLAVDRTKYDIKYGSGSFFDNLGDKAIHDKFELAISLKI from the coding sequence ATGAAAAACAAATTAAGAACACTAACCTTGATCCTTGCGATAAGCATTACATCAATTTCTTTTGCTCAGAAAAAAACGATTAATACTACTGAGAGTTCTATTATATGGACAGGAAAAAAAGTAACAGGATCACATACAGGAACTCTTTCCTTCTCTAAAGGATTCCTTCAATTCAAAAACAATGAATTAACCGGAGGAGAATTTACTGTAGATATGAGTAGTCTTGCCGTAACTGACTTAAAAGCAGGAAAAGGAAAAGAAGATCTAGAGGGACACTTATCTTCTGATGATTTCTTTGGAATCACTACTCATAAAACAGCTACATTAGTTATCAAAAATGCTACTAAAAAAGGAGATAAGTACACCGTTACTGCAGATCTGACAATCAAGGGAAAAACAAACCCTGTAACTTTTGATCTGGTCGTTAATGGATCAACTGCTACATCTAATCTGGCTGTAGATAGAACAAAATACGATATTAAATACGGATCAGGAAGTTTCTTTGACAATCTAGGAGACAAAGCAATACACGACAAATTCGAATTAGCGATTAGCTTAAAAATATAA
- a CDS encoding anthranilate synthase component I family protein produces the protein MYKLITDYKQILADTITPVSVYLKIRDRFPNSLLLESSDYRGTENSFSYICFNPIASIKIENETIYQSFPDKTTKELPITETTNVPQLIEQFGNNFEVSESDFKFINNGLFGYISYDAVRYFENISITKKEGSLEIPDMIYNVYQNIIAINHFNNEAYIFSHCYHTDSNIAEIESLLQVKNFASYNFTTQGETVSNLNDEEYKKHVALAKKHCQRGDVFQLVLSKRFTQEFKGDEFNVYRALRSVNPSPYLFYFDYGDFKIFGSSPEAQLVVKDDIAEIHPIAGTFKRTGNDEQDAELAKKLAADEKENAEHVMLVDLARNDLSRNGNNVTVETYREVQFYSHVIHLVSKVTGKKHADTTTMQVVADTFPAGTLSGAPKHRAMQLIEKYETVNRDFYGGAIGFMDFSGNFNHAIMIRTFLSKNHKLHWQAGAGLVNESNEESELQEVYNKLGALTKALKLAESI, from the coding sequence ATGTATAAATTAATAACTGATTACAAGCAAATTCTGGCTGATACCATAACCCCAGTAAGTGTTTATTTAAAAATCAGAGACCGGTTCCCTAATAGTTTATTGCTGGAAAGTAGTGATTACAGGGGAACTGAGAATAGTTTTTCATATATCTGCTTTAATCCAATTGCCTCTATTAAAATAGAAAATGAAACCATCTACCAATCATTCCCTGATAAAACCACCAAAGAATTACCGATAACAGAAACTACAAATGTTCCTCAACTTATAGAACAGTTTGGAAACAATTTTGAGGTTTCTGAAAGTGATTTTAAATTCATAAATAATGGTCTTTTTGGATATATTTCTTATGATGCTGTTCGCTATTTCGAAAATATATCGATTACCAAAAAGGAAGGTTCTCTCGAAATCCCTGATATGATCTATAATGTATATCAAAACATTATAGCCATCAATCACTTTAATAATGAAGCATATATCTTCTCTCATTGCTATCATACTGATAGTAATATTGCCGAAATCGAATCCCTTCTCCAGGTTAAGAATTTCGCATCCTATAATTTTACCACTCAGGGAGAAACCGTCTCTAATCTAAATGATGAGGAGTACAAAAAACATGTAGCCCTGGCTAAAAAACACTGTCAGCGCGGAGATGTATTCCAATTGGTATTATCCAAACGTTTTACACAAGAATTCAAAGGAGATGAATTTAATGTATATAGAGCATTGCGAAGTGTAAATCCTTCTCCATACTTGTTCTACTTTGATTATGGTGATTTTAAAATTTTCGGGAGTTCTCCCGAAGCACAATTAGTTGTTAAAGACGATATCGCCGAAATTCACCCAATAGCAGGAACTTTTAAACGAACTGGAAATGATGAGCAAGATGCCGAATTAGCAAAAAAACTAGCTGCTGACGAAAAAGAAAACGCAGAACACGTTATGCTTGTAGATCTAGCCAGAAATGACCTGAGTAGAAATGGAAATAATGTTACCGTAGAAACCTACAGAGAAGTCCAATTCTATTCGCATGTGATCCACTTAGTCAGCAAAGTAACCGGAAAAAAACATGCTGATACAACCACCATGCAAGTCGTAGCAGATACCTTTCCGGCAGGAACACTCAGTGGTGCTCCGAAACACAGAGCTATGCAATTGATTGAAAAATATGAAACCGTTAATCGCGACTTTTACGGAGGTGCTATAGGATTTATGGACTTCTCAGGAAACTTTAATCACGCCATTATGATCCGAACTTTTTTAAGTAAAAACCATAAGCTTCACTGGCAGGCAGGAGCCGGATTAGTAAATGAATCCAACGAAGAAAGTGAACTACAAGAAGTCTATAATAAACTTGGTGCTTTGACAAAAGCATTAAAACTCGCAGAAAGCATATAA
- a CDS encoding aminodeoxychorismate/anthranilate synthase component II: MQKILVIDNYDSFVYNLVHYLEDLGCEVTVKRNDQLALEEIAPYQKILLSPGPGIPDEAGLLKKIIEKYADTKSIFGVCLGQQAIGEVFGGALTNLDQVYHGVATPVTVSVDDEVLFQGLETSFEVGRYHSWVVTDKNLPACLEATSYDENGQIMSLRHKELDVRGVQFHPESVLTPDGKKMLQNWVNN; encoded by the coding sequence ATGCAAAAGATATTAGTCATCGACAATTACGACTCCTTTGTCTATAACCTTGTTCATTACCTGGAAGACCTTGGATGTGAAGTCACAGTAAAACGAAATGATCAGTTAGCACTTGAAGAAATAGCCCCTTATCAAAAAATATTGTTATCTCCCGGTCCAGGTATTCCGGATGAAGCAGGCTTACTAAAAAAAATTATCGAAAAATATGCCGATACCAAAAGTATCTTTGGAGTATGCCTAGGACAGCAAGCTATCGGAGAAGTATTTGGAGGAGCACTTACTAACCTGGATCAAGTATATCATGGTGTTGCGACTCCCGTAACAGTATCCGTAGATGATGAAGTGCTGTTTCAGGGATTAGAAACCTCTTTTGAAGTAGGAAGATACCATTCCTGGGTTGTTACAGATAAAAATTTACCCGCATGTTTAGAAGCCACTTCATACGATGAAAACGGGCAAATCATGTCTCTACGTCATAAAGAACTCGATGTTAGAGGTGTTCAATTTCATCCAGAGTCTGTCCTGACTCCTGATGGAAAAAAAATGCTGCAAAACTGGGTTAACAATTAA
- the trpD gene encoding anthranilate phosphoribosyltransferase, whose protein sequence is MKKILNRLINHETISKEEAKNVLVNISQGLYNQSQIAAFLTVYMMRSITIEELEGFRDALLELCIAVDLSEYNPIDLCGTGGDGKDTFNISTLSSFVAAGAGIKVTKHGNYGVSSKCGSSNVMEHLGIKFSNDKDFLKRSIDEAGICVLHAPLFHPAMKNVAPIRRELGVKTFFNMLGPMVNPAFPKNQIVGVFNLELARMYGYLYQNTDKNFTIIHALDGYDEISLTGSTKTISNRTEGMLSPKDFGVHTLSQTEIQGGESIEASANIFMNILEGKGTEAQNNVVCANAGMAIATVENSSPLEGFEKAKESLQSGKGLQALRKVQELSSVIA, encoded by the coding sequence ATGAAAAAGATATTAAATCGCTTAATCAACCATGAAACCATTAGCAAAGAAGAGGCTAAAAATGTGTTGGTTAATATCTCTCAGGGACTTTATAATCAAAGTCAAATCGCTGCCTTTCTCACGGTATATATGATGAGAAGTATTACCATCGAAGAACTTGAAGGCTTTAGGGACGCACTTCTGGAGCTATGCATTGCCGTAGACCTCAGCGAATACAATCCTATTGATCTCTGTGGAACCGGAGGAGACGGAAAAGACACCTTCAATATCTCTACACTTTCTTCTTTTGTAGCGGCTGGAGCGGGGATCAAGGTCACCAAACATGGCAATTATGGAGTTTCTTCTAAATGCGGAAGTTCCAATGTAATGGAGCATCTGGGAATAAAATTCAGTAATGACAAGGATTTTTTAAAGCGTAGTATTGACGAAGCAGGTATCTGTGTGTTACACGCTCCCCTATTCCACCCCGCTATGAAAAATGTAGCACCAATCAGAAGAGAACTGGGAGTAAAAACATTTTTTAATATGTTAGGACCAATGGTTAATCCTGCATTTCCTAAAAATCAAATTGTAGGAGTTTTTAACCTAGAACTCGCCAGAATGTACGGGTATCTCTATCAGAATACCGATAAAAACTTTACCATCATTCATGCATTGGATGGATATGATGAAATATCATTAACCGGAAGTACCAAAACAATTTCTAATCGTACCGAGGGGATGCTCAGTCCTAAAGACTTTGGAGTACATACCTTATCACAAACAGAAATACAGGGAGGAGAATCTATCGAAGCATCTGCTAATATCTTTATGAATATTTTAGAAGGAAAAGGAACTGAAGCGCAAAACAACGTTGTATGTGCCAATGCAGGAATGGCAATTGCTACTGTGGAAAATAGTAGCCCTCTCGAAGGTTTCGAAAAAGCTAAAGAATCCTTACAATCCGGAAAAGGGTTACAGGCATTACGAAAAGTACAAGAACTAAGCAGTGTGATCGCATAA